The following proteins are encoded in a genomic region of Gemmatimonadaceae bacterium:
- a CDS encoding DUF2721 domain-containing protein, translating into MLPQTFPQLAQLIQLAIGPVVLISGVGLILLTMTNRFGRIIDRGRRVADLIEAAHDPHRRDVLRLQLHILRRQARLMRMAVSLVVLAIFLVVAQILVTFIGTEVGGIPVTLATLLFFGALLSVLVAMGFFLREILLSTTAHDLDLKRHTEEHPVPAKSQRR; encoded by the coding sequence ATGCTTCCGCAGACATTTCCGCAGCTCGCCCAGCTGATTCAACTGGCCATCGGCCCCGTGGTCCTGATCTCGGGGGTGGGGCTCATCCTGCTCACGATGACCAATCGCTTCGGACGCATCATCGATCGCGGCCGGCGGGTGGCGGATCTCATTGAAGCCGCGCACGACCCGCATCGCCGCGACGTGCTGCGGCTTCAGCTGCACATTCTGCGTCGTCAGGCGCGGCTCATGCGCATGGCCGTGTCGCTCGTGGTGCTCGCCATCTTTCTCGTGGTAGCGCAGATCCTCGTGACGTTCATCGGCACCGAAGTGGGCGGCATTCCCGTGACGCTCGCGACGCTGCTCTTCTTCGGTGCGCTCCTCTCGGTGCTGGTGGCGATGGGGTTCTTCCTGCGGGAAATCCTGCTCTCCACCACCGCGCACGATCTCGATCTCAAGCGGCATACCGAGGAGCACCCGGTGCCGGCGAAGTCGCAACGCCGTTAG